Proteins encoded in a region of the Myxococcus guangdongensis genome:
- a CDS encoding pirin family protein produces MAWKMPEEPFVDAEPDSLLETVIVPRTRDLGDGFEVRRALPSSRRRMVGPFIFMDQMGPAVLQAGKGLDVRPHPHIGLATVTYLFEGEVLHRDSLGVVQRIRPGAVNWMVAGRGIVHSERTPPELRVSSNRMFGIQFWVALPGKHEEDAPSFVHTPSEALPVVRDGGVELKLIAGEMAGARSPVTTQSALFYADVKLDAGARIPVPTVHEERGLFVAEGQVEVGGESFGPGQLLVLRPGKEVVARGGGTTRSRLLLFGGEPMDGPRHIWWNFVSSSKERIEQAKEDWTAQRIGQVPSESEFIPLPEPEPSVPRYP; encoded by the coding sequence ATGGCCTGGAAGATGCCCGAAGAACCCTTTGTCGACGCGGAGCCCGACTCCCTGCTGGAGACCGTCATCGTCCCACGCACGAGGGACTTGGGGGACGGCTTCGAGGTACGCCGGGCGCTGCCGTCGTCGCGGCGGCGGATGGTGGGCCCGTTCATCTTCATGGACCAGATGGGCCCCGCGGTGCTCCAGGCCGGCAAGGGGCTGGACGTGCGGCCCCATCCGCACATCGGTCTGGCCACGGTGACGTACCTGTTCGAGGGCGAGGTGCTCCACCGCGACTCGCTGGGCGTGGTGCAGCGCATCCGTCCCGGCGCGGTGAACTGGATGGTGGCGGGGCGCGGAATCGTCCACTCGGAGCGGACGCCCCCGGAGCTGCGGGTCTCATCGAACCGGATGTTCGGCATCCAGTTCTGGGTGGCGCTGCCCGGCAAGCACGAGGAGGACGCGCCGTCGTTCGTCCACACGCCGTCGGAGGCGCTGCCCGTGGTGCGGGACGGTGGCGTCGAGCTCAAGCTCATCGCGGGGGAGATGGCGGGCGCGCGCTCGCCGGTGACGACGCAGTCGGCGCTCTTCTACGCGGACGTGAAGCTGGACGCGGGGGCGCGGATTCCCGTGCCCACGGTGCACGAGGAGCGCGGCCTCTTCGTCGCGGAGGGACAGGTGGAGGTGGGCGGCGAGAGCTTCGGCCCCGGGCAACTCCTGGTGCTGCGTCCGGGCAAGGAGGTGGTGGCGCGAGGCGGCGGCACCACGCGCTCGCGGCTGCTGCTCTTCGGCGGTGAGCCGATGGACGGGCCCCGGCACATCTGGTGGAACTTCGTCTCCAGCTCGAAGGAGCGCATCGAGCAGGCCAAGGAGGACTGGACGGCCCAGCGCATCGGCCAGGTCCCCAGTGAGTCGGAGTTCATCCCGCTGCCGGAGCCCGAGCCGAGCGTGCCCCGCTATCCCTGA
- the hutH gene encoding histidine ammonia-lyase, translating to MSRPRILIDGDTLTLEQILQVARNEVTVELAPEAAARVRASRALVDRVAAGDTPSYGINTGFGTLAEVRIDKKDLRDLQRNLILSHACGVGTPMPHGEARALLLLRCNVLAKGYSGIRPETLALALDMLNRDVVPVVPERGSVGASGDLAPLAHLALVFIGEGEAFHQGQRLPARKALEMAGLQPVILEAKEGLALVNGTQAMCAVGTLLQLRAESLAELADVAGAMTLEGLLGSHKPFIPEIHDVRAHPGQKACAAHLRRILVNSELVETHVNCSKVQDPYSLRCMPQVHGAAREGLSFARRILEVEVNSATDNPLVFTETERIVSGGNFHGQPISLAMDVVAMALTQLSSISERRVEQLVNPALSGLPAFLAKNSGLNSGFMIAQVTSAALVAESRVLSHPASVDSIPSSAGREDHVSMGMTAALKGRQVGDFARSCLAIEMLVAAQALDFRLPVKPGKGALAAYELIRSKVPHMEKDRELHKDIQAVSDLVDSGEMLAAVRSATA from the coding sequence ATGTCGCGCCCCCGTATCCTCATCGACGGTGACACCCTGACGCTGGAGCAGATCCTCCAGGTCGCCCGCAACGAGGTGACCGTGGAGCTGGCCCCCGAGGCCGCCGCCCGGGTCCGCGCCTCGCGAGCCCTGGTGGACCGGGTCGCCGCGGGAGACACCCCGTCCTACGGCATCAACACCGGCTTCGGCACCCTGGCCGAGGTCCGCATCGACAAGAAGGACCTGCGCGACCTGCAGCGCAACCTCATCCTCTCCCACGCTTGTGGTGTCGGCACGCCCATGCCCCATGGCGAAGCGCGCGCGCTGCTGCTGCTGCGCTGCAACGTGCTGGCCAAGGGCTACTCGGGCATCCGTCCGGAGACGCTCGCGCTGGCGCTGGACATGCTCAACCGCGACGTCGTCCCCGTCGTGCCCGAGCGCGGCAGCGTGGGCGCGTCCGGTGACCTGGCGCCGCTGGCGCACCTGGCGCTCGTGTTCATCGGCGAGGGCGAGGCCTTCCACCAGGGACAGCGACTGCCGGCGCGCAAGGCGCTGGAGATGGCCGGCCTGCAGCCCGTCATCCTCGAGGCCAAGGAGGGCCTGGCGCTGGTCAACGGCACCCAGGCGATGTGCGCGGTGGGCACCCTGCTCCAGCTGCGCGCCGAGTCCCTGGCGGAGCTGGCCGACGTCGCCGGCGCGATGACGCTGGAAGGGCTGCTCGGCAGCCACAAGCCCTTCATCCCGGAGATTCATGACGTCCGCGCCCATCCGGGCCAGAAGGCGTGCGCGGCGCACCTGCGGCGCATCCTGGTGAACAGCGAGCTGGTGGAGACGCACGTCAACTGCAGCAAGGTGCAGGACCCCTACTCGCTGCGCTGCATGCCGCAGGTGCACGGCGCGGCGCGCGAGGGGCTGTCCTTCGCGCGGCGAATCCTCGAGGTGGAGGTCAACAGCGCCACGGACAACCCGCTGGTCTTCACGGAGACCGAGCGCATCGTCTCGGGCGGCAACTTCCACGGCCAGCCCATCTCCTTGGCGATGGACGTGGTGGCGATGGCGCTCACGCAGCTGTCCTCCATCAGCGAGCGGCGCGTGGAGCAGTTGGTGAACCCGGCGCTGTCGGGGCTGCCGGCGTTCCTGGCGAAGAACTCGGGCCTCAACTCGGGCTTCATGATTGCGCAGGTGACGAGCGCGGCGCTGGTGGCCGAGTCGCGCGTGCTCAGCCACCCCGCGTCGGTGGACTCGATTCCGTCGTCCGCGGGCCGCGAGGACCACGTGTCCATGGGCATGACGGCGGCGCTCAAGGGCCGTCAGGTGGGGGACTTCGCCCGCTCGTGTCTGGCCATCGAGATGCTGGTGGCGGCGCAGGCGCTGGACTTCCGGCTGCCCGTCAAGCCCGGCAAGGGCGCGCTGGCGGCCTACGAGCTCATCCGCTCCAAGGTGCCGCACATGGAGAAGGACCGCGAGCTGCACAAGGACATCCAGGCGGTGAGCGACCTGGTCGACTCCGGCGAGATGCTCGCGGCGGTGCGCTCGGCCACGGCCTGA